A single Anabrus simplex isolate iqAnaSimp1 chromosome 10, ASM4041472v1, whole genome shotgun sequence DNA region contains:
- the Mppe gene encoding uncharacterized protein Mppe: MLKKHRTRARIVVLLLGTVVFYNEFLSYTFQSWFKWPSVSCDACVRILLVADPQIIGERYENLGPLARWDCDRYLTKTFRRAVSHADPHVVAFLGDIMDEGSIATKEEYKRYLDRFYNIFYVPLGIEVLYLPGDNDIGGEDDQITPEKLRRYEQSFRQTSSLSLKQVDIYQINRLTYSIPLVIDNRTHFLENRTRVVLSHLPLLFLPNQYVNKVVKVLRPHVIFSAHDHKSLHTSVESDIFNKDQVFQTLMPENGPWWHFQLGRGIIHEVMVPTCSYRMGVPDMGYGVAVIDSASQRLAYTVLWLPSRFNQFAIYVGVLFVLCFFMLLLAICCLRRFLCPPTRNCFV, from the exons AACCAGAGCTAGGATTGTGGTGCTGTTACTTGGTACTGTAGTGTTCTACAATGAGTTTCTTAGTTATACTTTCCAGTCTTGGTTCAAGTGGCCCTCAGTGTCGTGTGATGCTTGTGTCAGAATTCTCCTGGTGGCTGACCCCCAGATTATTGGTGAGAGATATGAAAATCTAGGACCCTTGGCCAGGTGGGACTGTGACAG GTACTTAACAAAGACATTTCGCCGAGCCGTATCGCATGCTGACCCGCATGTCGTCGCTTTCCTCGGTGACATCATGGACGAAGGGAGTATTGCAACGAAGGAGGAGTACAAGAGATATCTCGATAGGTTCTACAACATATTCTATGTGCCCTTGGGAATTGAG GTGCTGTACCTCCCTGGAGACAACGACATTGGTGGCGAGGACGACCAGATAACGCCCGAGAAACTGAGGCGTTACGAACAGAGCTTTCGTCAGACAAGTTCCCTCAGTCTTAAGCAAGTGGATATATACCAG ATCAATCGTCTGACATACTCCATTCCACTGGTCATAGACAATCGTACTCACTTCCTAgagaatcgaacacgtgttgtttTGTCGCACCTGCCTCTGCTTTTTCTGCCAAACCAATATGTAAATAAG GTGGTGAAAGTACTCCGTCCACATGTGATTTTTTCTGCTCACGACCACAAGTCTCTGCACACCAGTGTTGAGAGCGACATCTTCAACAAGGACCAAGTGTTTCAGACGTTGATGCCCGAGAATGGACCGTGGTGGCACTTCCAGCTCGGCCGAGGCATCATCCATGAAGTGATGGTGCCCACCTGCTCCTACCGCATGGGAGTGCCCGACATGGGCTACGGAGTGGCTGTCATTG ATTCAGCCAGTCAACGGCTTGCCTACACCGTCCTGTGGTTGCCGTCCCGCTTCAACCAGTTTGCTATTTATGTGGGTGTGCTGTTTGTTCTGTGTTTTTTTATGCTGCTTTTGGCCATCTGTTGCTTGCGACGATTCCTTTGTCCACCCACAAGGAACTGTTTTGTTTAA